The genomic stretch GAGGGTAAGGACTGGATCGCCGCGTTGCAGGAAACGGAGATTCAGCGCACCGGGATCAAATCGTTGAAAGTGCGGTTCAACGCCGTCTTTGGCTACTTCATCGAGATCACCACGGCGAATCTAGGCAGTGTCCCCGACGACTACACCCGTAAGCAGACCACCGCTGCTGGGGAACGATTCATCACCCCCGCGCTCAAGGAGATGGAGGGTAAGATTCTTGGTGCTGAAGAACGTGCTAAGGCCCTCGAGATCGAAATCTTCCAACGCCTCCGCTCTGCCGTCCTAGAGCAGGTGCGACCCCTTCAGGAGACTGGCGCGTCGGCGGGTGCGCTGGACACCCTTTGTTCGCTGGCAGAGACGGCGCGGCTTTTCGGATATGCCCGTCCCATTGTCGATGATTCGACCGTGCTGGAGATTCGCGAGGGGCGTCACCCTGTGCTGGACCAGCGCGCCGGTGGCGAGGCCTTCGTGCCTAACGATACCGATCTCGATGCCGCCAACCACCGCATGGGTATCATCACCGGACCGAACATGGCCGGTAAATCGACCTACCTCCGGCAGGTCGGCCTCCTCACTGTCATGGCCCAGCTGGGAAGTTGGATTCCCGCAGCTTCGGCCCGCATCGGCGTGACCGACCGGATCTTCACCCGTGTGGGCGCGAGCGACGATCTCTCCAAGGGACACTCGACCTTCATGGTCGAGATGAGCGAGACGGCTAATATCCTCCACAACGCCACATCCCGCAGTCTTGTCCTGCTGGATGAGATTGGGCGGGGTACGGCCACCTTCGACGGTCTCTCGATTGCCTGGAGTGTCGCCGAGTACCTGCATGACATCACGGGATGCCGCACTTTCTTTGCGACCCACTACCATGAACTTCCCGACCTGGCCCGCACACGCTCGGGCGTCCGGAATTTCAATGTCGCTGTCCGCGAGCAAAATGACCGGATCGTTTTCCTGAGAAAAATCATCCAGGGAGCAGCCGACCGGAGCTACGGCATCCAGGTGGCGCGCTTGGCGGGTCTTCCCTCCACGGTGATCGAACGGGCCCGGGAAATCCTGACAAACCTGGAGAAGGCGGAACTGAACGCTGAGGGACGTCCGACCCTGGCTGGAACCCGTCGCAAGATGCCGGGAGCCCCCGATGCGACGGCGGAGCTGCCGCTATTCAATCAAGGGTAAGAGAAAGTAGTCATGGGTGTTGCCGATCCAATCAAGCCCAACTTCAGTGAAGCCGTGCGTCTTTGGCTGAAGATCGGCTGTATCGGTTTCGGGGGACCCTCGGGTCAGATCGCGATCCTCCAGGCCGAGGTGGTCGAGAAAAGGGGATGGATCAAAGAGGCCGAGTTCCTGAGGGCTCTTCAATTCTGCATGCTTCTGCCCGGCCCGGAGGCCCAACAACTCGCCACCTATCTCGGATGGCGTCTTCACGGGATCCGGGGAGGGATAGCCGCCGGCGTACTCTTTCTACTGCCTGCGGTCCTGCTGCTCTGGGTGCTAAGCCTGCTCTACGTGACAGGCCGCGACTGGCCATTGCTACATTTCTTTTTTGATGGCTTGAAGCCTGCTGTGGTGGCGATCGTTGCCTCCGCATTGCTCAAGATCGGACGTCGGACAGTCACTAGTTGGCCTCTTGCGCTGATAGCCATGATTTCCTTTGCTCTCTTTCTGGCACACATTCCTTATCCCGTTGTGGTGTTGGGATTCGGTTTGATCGGAGGGCTGATGCTGAAAAAACCTTCAGCGCTGGAAGAATCCCCCGAGAAATCCCCATCGAGGTCGAGGAGTTGGATAAGCTCCTGCCTTTCGTCTCTAAGCATGGCACTGAGCATCCTGGCGATTTGGCTGGTTCCAATACTCGGACTGTTTTTCTGGCTGGGCTCCAAGGCGATGCCGTTTCAGGTTGGACTTTTTTTCGGCAAGGTTGCGGTACTGAGTTTCGGGGGAGCCTACGCAGCCCTCTCCTATGTCTCGCTGCACGCCTCGAGTGATTGGGGATGGCTTTCCTCTGGGGAGATGTTGGACGGGCTCGGTCTTGCCGAGACAACTCCAGGCCCCCTGCTGATCGCCCTGCAGTTCGTGGCTTTCCTGGGCTGCTACAAGTCCCCTGGCATTCTAGCGCCTCTACTTGCCGCCACTTTGGGAAGTCTCGTGGCTGTCTGGTCGCTTTTTTTACCTAGCTTTCTCTGGATTTTTTCGCTGGCTCCTCATCTTGAGGGGATTGCGCGGAATCCCCGCATGGCGGGGGCACTGGCTGCGATAGGAGCCGTGGTGACGGCCGTGATCACCTGCCTTGCACTCTGGTTTTCAGAGGCCCTCTTTCTGCCTGCCGGTCAGTTAGCGGTGCTTCCCCTCATGCTGGCCCTGATCTCCTTCCTTTTGCTGCAGGCTAAGAAAGTGGGCGTCGTTCCACTCATCCTGCTCTGTGGGATAGCGAACGTGCTGACCCGTCTTATTGCCCCCTCTTTCTGAGGAGGTAGTATTGTTAGGCTCTACGGTCACTCGAAGATGTATGGAAATACACCGGTTCACCTTGGCAGAGGGATTCGATCATCTGCTCCTGGAGATAACTAGCCCTACATTCGGGTAACGATAACGAGCAATAAAGTAAGGCGATATAATCTTACAGCAGCTCTTTGTGTTTGTCTGATTGTGTCAAAATTGTTGCAAAACATGTTTGGCAATATACGGGGGTGATGGGTCAGTGTCCGCCCTTTATGAATCGCTCGCCGCTCATGCAAATGATCTACAAGCCAGCAACGTTCATCGTTCTGGGAGTTGGGGTGATCGTTTTGATGGTAGCGCTCGCGATCATGATCGCCACGGGAGGGGAAAGGGAAGGGGCGAATCATTCTGTGGGTATGACTCCAACGAATGCGAGTAGTGCTGGAAATACAGGGTCCACTCACTCCAACCTCATCGCGCAGGCGAACAATTCGGCATCACAAGTCAGAGCAAATGATTTCCATGCGGGACCGCTGCCTGATCCGCTCCTTCGATCTGCCGGAACCATAGCAACTACCAGTGCTGCTCTGAGTGAGTCAGGAAATGCCTCCGGGTTGGACGCTCAACAGTCGCCCGACAACAAATTAGAACCCTTCGAGTCACCCGCTGCTGCTAGTAAGGAGCAGGGTAGTGATCGGATGAGTGCGGTCGTAGGCGCGGGCGGACAAGGTGTCGTAAGGCTCACCCCCAACGACTTGGGATTATTTCCAAGAGTTCCTATCGGACTCGGAGCCACTGCTCCAATTACAGTCTCCTATCCGGAAGCCATGGCTGGAGACACGATTACTGTTCAGAGTGAGGATGGGGGCCAAATCAATGGATCAAAGACAGTCATCCAAGCGACTCTGGATGACAAGCGCACCCTCCGATTCAATTTCACGAGTACTCAGGAAGGAGGGATCTATCACATCACCCTGAGACGAGGTTTCGAAGAAAAACGACTCGAGCTCTGGGGCGGCCCCGCTCCGCAAGTCGTGAGCAAGACCCCATAATTTTGGGAAAACATTTTCCCGTATCGTTCCCTCCTCGTTTTCCCACAACTTCTTAAGACCGCCAGGGTTACCGCCACTAAAACAGCCACCTACACAAATCCATCACTCACGATCCTTGATATGAACACCCTACGATACCTCACCGCGAGCCTCCTCCTCTCCACCTTGATTGCCTCCAGTGCATGGTGCCAATCACCCTGCGGTAATGGTAATAAGGGTGGTGGAGGAGGAACTGGAAATCCTAATCCGGCACCCAATAATCCCTCAGACATAAATCCACCCAACCCCGATGCTAAAAAGGGAGATCCTGTCATTCCCTACACCGGCAATGAATATAAGCACATTGATGACCTCACCCTCTGGGGAGCTGTAGGTGGCATCCCGATGCGCTGGAGTCGCTACAGCAATTCGAGAGCCGTGGGAGGGGCAAGTCTTTTTGGCATGGCCCATTATTGGAGACATTCCTGGCAATGGGAGCTGGCGCCCACGTCTCCTGATGCAAAGGGACGGAGTCAGCTCATCCTCATCTATCCTGATGGAGCGCAATATACCTTTGTCCAGACAGCACCTGGAGTTTGGCAGCCGACGCAGCAAGTCAC from Verrucomicrobiota bacterium encodes the following:
- the chrA gene encoding chromate efflux transporter, with amino-acid sequence MGVADPIKPNFSEAVRLWLKIGCIGFGGPSGQIAILQAEVVEKRGWIKEAEFLRALQFCMLLPGPEAQQLATYLGWRLHGIRGGIAAGVLFLLPAVLLLWVLSLLYVTGRDWPLLHFFFDGLKPAVVAIVASALLKIGRRTVTSWPLALIAMISFALFLAHIPYPVVVLGFGLIGGLMLKKPSALEESPEKSPSRSRSWISSCLSSLSMALSILAIWLVPILGLFFWLGSKAMPFQVGLFFGKVAVLSFGGAYAALSYVSLHASSDWGWLSSGEMLDGLGLAETTPGPLLIALQFVAFLGCYKSPGILAPLLAATLGSLVAVWSLFLPSFLWIFSLAPHLEGIARNPRMAGALAAIGAVVTAVITCLALWFSEALFLPAGQLAVLPLMLALISFLLLQAKKVGVVPLILLCGIANVLTRLIAPSF